In Arsenicicoccus dermatophilus, a genomic segment contains:
- a CDS encoding ArsA-related P-loop ATPase: protein MAAPTDSQAWRSARLHVVTGKGGTGKSTVAAALALALADAGRRVLLAEVEQRQALAPILGCAPLDDRERLVRAGAAGGELHAVAVDAHGSLREYLTTHYRLGAAGAVLDQVGAVELATSIAPGLGDVLLMGKVYDVTRRTPAHQRPRGAPDRYDAVVLDAPPTGRVVRFLDASEQVADLARVGPIRQQADAVSALVHSAQTTVHLVTLLEEMPVTETVEAVAELRREGLGPGLLVVDQVRDDGMTEGDLAGFDAAVAGKVTEAEVAAELAAAGLPDAALLAGGLVERARAHAARLQVEGEQQEVLDGLGLPTVLLPQLVAGVTPQTLPELAALLADQVGGLV from the coding sequence ATGGCTGCCCCCACGGACTCCCAGGCCTGGCGCTCGGCCCGCCTGCACGTGGTGACCGGCAAGGGGGGCACGGGCAAGTCCACGGTGGCGGCGGCGCTGGCGCTGGCCTTGGCCGACGCGGGCCGCCGGGTCCTGCTGGCCGAGGTGGAGCAGCGCCAGGCCCTGGCCCCGATCCTGGGCTGCGCACCGCTGGACGACCGGGAGCGGCTGGTCCGGGCGGGAGCGGCCGGCGGGGAGCTGCACGCCGTCGCGGTCGACGCGCACGGGTCGCTGCGGGAGTACCTCACCACCCACTACCGGCTGGGCGCCGCGGGCGCCGTGCTCGACCAGGTGGGGGCGGTGGAGCTCGCGACGAGCATCGCCCCCGGGCTGGGCGACGTGCTGCTCATGGGCAAGGTCTACGACGTCACCCGGCGCACCCCCGCCCACCAGCGCCCCCGGGGGGCGCCGGACCGCTACGACGCCGTCGTGCTGGATGCACCGCCGACGGGCCGGGTGGTGCGCTTCCTGGACGCGAGCGAGCAGGTCGCGGACCTGGCCCGGGTCGGTCCGATCCGACAGCAGGCCGACGCCGTCAGCGCCCTGGTGCACTCCGCGCAGACGACGGTGCACCTGGTGACCCTGCTCGAGGAGATGCCCGTGACGGAGACCGTGGAGGCGGTGGCCGAGCTGCGCCGCGAGGGCCTCGGTCCCGGGCTGCTCGTCGTCGACCAGGTCCGCGACGACGGTATGACGGAGGGCGATCTTGCCGGGTTCGACGCCGCCGTGGCCGGGAAGGTCACCGAGGCCGAGGTGGCCGCGGAGCTGGCGGCGGCGGGCCTCCCGGACGCCGCCCTGCTGGCCGGAGGACTCGTCGAGCGGGCCCGGGCGCACGCGGCCCGTCTGCAGGTGGAGGGCGAGCAGCAGGAGGTCCTCGACGGTCTGGGCCTGCCCACCGTGCTGCTCCCCCAGCTCGTGGCCGGGGTGACGCCGCAGACCCTGCCGGAGCTGGCGGCCCTGCTCGCCGACCAGGTGGGGGGCCTGGTGTGA
- a CDS encoding ArsA family ATPase: MSTTGAPRPLPRPTAASLSELARDPGTRVVLSCGAGGVGKTTTSAALALAAAESGRRVVVLTIDPARRLAQSLGLVELDDVPREVAGVDRTAGGRLDAMMLDMKRTFDEVVLTHASPQAAEQILANPFYQAVSSSFAGTQEYMAMEKLGQLRQQADREGTWDLVVVDTPPSRSALDFLDAPARLGSFLDGRLVRLLTAPARVGGRLGARSLVSGMAVATSVLSRLLGGELLRDVQTFVLALNSVFGGFRERADRTYAMLSEPGTAFVVVTTPEPAAVREAEFFMSRLRAEAMPLAGLVVNRVVRPVTGSPGAREAMSVAERLLGGGAAGATRALLRLASADEEVAERQAAVVAGLRQQAGGLPLSEVPAAGTDVHDLAGLRTVAASL, translated from the coding sequence GTGAGCACCACCGGCGCGCCCCGCCCGCTCCCCCGGCCTACCGCCGCGAGCCTGTCCGAGCTCGCCCGCGACCCGGGCACCCGGGTGGTGCTGTCCTGCGGCGCGGGGGGCGTCGGCAAGACGACGACCTCCGCCGCCCTGGCGCTGGCGGCGGCCGAGTCGGGGCGCCGCGTCGTGGTCCTCACCATCGACCCGGCCCGCCGCCTGGCCCAGTCCCTCGGCCTGGTCGAGCTGGACGACGTGCCGCGGGAGGTGGCGGGCGTCGACCGGACGGCGGGCGGCCGCCTCGACGCGATGATGCTGGACATGAAGCGCACCTTCGACGAGGTGGTGCTCACCCATGCCTCGCCGCAGGCGGCGGAGCAGATCCTGGCCAATCCCTTCTACCAGGCGGTCTCCAGCTCCTTCGCAGGCACGCAGGAGTACATGGCGATGGAGAAGCTCGGGCAGCTGCGGCAGCAGGCCGACCGCGAAGGCACCTGGGACCTCGTCGTCGTGGACACCCCGCCGAGCCGGTCCGCGCTGGACTTCCTGGACGCGCCCGCCCGGCTCGGGTCCTTCCTGGACGGGCGGCTGGTACGGCTGCTGACGGCCCCGGCGCGGGTGGGCGGACGGCTCGGCGCCCGCTCCCTCGTCAGCGGTATGGCGGTCGCGACGTCGGTGCTGAGCCGGCTGCTCGGCGGCGAGCTGCTGCGGGACGTGCAGACCTTCGTGCTGGCGCTGAACTCGGTGTTCGGCGGCTTCCGGGAGCGGGCCGACCGGACCTACGCGATGCTCTCCGAGCCGGGCACGGCCTTCGTGGTCGTCACCACGCCGGAGCCCGCGGCGGTGCGCGAGGCGGAGTTCTTCATGAGCCGGCTGCGCGCGGAGGCGATGCCGCTCGCCGGTCTGGTCGTCAACAGGGTCGTGCGCCCGGTGACGGGGTCACCGGGCGCACGGGAGGCGATGTCGGTCGCGGAGCGGCTCCTGGGAGGCGGGGCCGCGGGGGCGACGCGGGCGCTGCTGCGGCTCGCGTCGGCCGACGAGGAGGTCGCCGAGCGCCAGGCCGCGGTGGTGGCGGGTCTGCGTCAGCAGGCGGGAGGACTGCCGCTGAGCGAGGTGCCGGCCGCGGGGACGGACGTGCACGACCTGGCCGGTCTGCGGACGGTGGCCGCCTCGCTGTGA
- a CDS encoding transglycosylase domain-containing protein encodes MKQGRLRAIPTVMSLLTAFLAVAVVGGVLGAGLLIPATALVGTVVKSGTAVYDSLPTEFAPVVPQQQTEILASDGRTVIATLYDQRRIIVPLKAISPWMQKAQIAIEDHRFYEHAGVDLQGIGSALGGALVGGTARGASTLTQQYVKVTLETAALYRDDYEAAKAAKAVTPARKLQELKYAVQVEKQMTKEQILTNYLNLVYYGDKQYGVEAAARHYFGTTAAKLTIPQAATLAGIVQSPGANDPVHNPKAALARRQQVLAAMHKYGAIDAKQYAAARKTPLGLVKTDPAKRNCDGSSEPFWCNYVLTWLKMQPAFGSQPGEREGRIERGGYRIITTLDPSLQAAARASMGRIISPQDYDANGKRYGAAATTVETGTGKIRSMVQSTAYTATGRRETGKTQVNWAADFKFGASGGFSSGSTMKLFPVVEALKQGKDANYVIKGIRPAGAPWRGGEFQDPCSFVGKPWAPRNAEGDDPSPTETLAHATQNSINTAFVALAHEIGTCNIRNTALQMGMHTSTRKAPEGKVDGKPLSLIPNQLLLSTDTSPETMAQMYAVIANGGKLCPNLPVESVVDANGKKVNLKLPGCRQVLPKHVADRAAAIFQSVMTTGTGREMQFGRPSLGKTGTDSDNETWFVGASPQYATAVWAGTPDTNDNSWQRVTLHDVRGNKRYFAKTQGRLIPGPIWRGIMQAAHEDEPVRHFALGPVVNPAPAPAKPGDPAQPADPAQPTTPAPRRG; translated from the coding sequence ATGAAGCAGGGACGACTACGAGCCATACCCACGGTGATGAGCCTGTTGACGGCGTTCCTCGCCGTCGCCGTCGTGGGGGGTGTGCTCGGCGCGGGGCTGCTGATCCCCGCCACCGCGCTCGTGGGCACCGTCGTCAAGTCGGGCACGGCGGTCTACGACTCGTTGCCGACCGAGTTCGCCCCCGTGGTGCCGCAGCAGCAGACCGAGATCCTCGCCTCCGACGGCCGCACCGTGATCGCGACGTTGTACGACCAGCGCCGGATCATCGTGCCGCTGAAGGCGATCTCGCCGTGGATGCAGAAGGCCCAGATCGCCATCGAGGACCACCGTTTCTACGAGCACGCGGGCGTCGACCTGCAGGGCATCGGGTCCGCCCTCGGCGGTGCGCTGGTCGGCGGCACCGCCCGCGGCGCCTCCACCCTGACCCAGCAGTACGTCAAGGTGACGCTGGAGACGGCCGCGCTCTACCGCGACGACTACGAGGCCGCCAAGGCGGCCAAGGCCGTCACCCCGGCGCGCAAGCTCCAGGAGCTGAAGTACGCCGTCCAGGTCGAGAAGCAGATGACCAAGGAGCAGATCCTCACCAACTACCTCAACCTGGTCTACTACGGCGACAAGCAGTACGGCGTGGAGGCTGCGGCCCGTCACTACTTCGGCACCACCGCGGCCAAGCTGACGATCCCGCAGGCCGCGACCCTCGCAGGCATCGTGCAGTCGCCGGGTGCCAACGACCCGGTGCACAACCCCAAGGCCGCGCTGGCGCGTCGTCAGCAGGTGCTGGCGGCCATGCACAAGTACGGCGCCATCGACGCCAAGCAGTACGCCGCGGCCAGGAAGACCCCGCTCGGCCTGGTCAAGACCGACCCGGCCAAGCGCAACTGCGACGGGTCCAGCGAGCCCTTCTGGTGCAACTACGTGCTGACCTGGCTCAAGATGCAGCCGGCCTTCGGCTCCCAGCCGGGCGAGCGGGAGGGCCGGATCGAGCGCGGCGGCTACCGCATCATCACCACCCTCGACCCGTCGCTGCAGGCCGCGGCCCGGGCCTCGATGGGCCGGATCATCTCCCCGCAGGACTACGACGCGAACGGCAAGCGGTACGGCGCCGCCGCCACCACCGTGGAGACCGGGACCGGCAAGATCCGGTCGATGGTCCAGTCGACGGCCTACACGGCGACGGGCCGGCGGGAGACCGGCAAGACGCAGGTCAACTGGGCCGCCGACTTCAAGTTCGGTGCCTCGGGCGGGTTCAGCTCTGGCTCGACGATGAAGCTCTTCCCGGTGGTCGAGGCGCTCAAGCAGGGCAAGGACGCCAACTACGTCATCAAGGGCATCCGGCCCGCCGGAGCGCCGTGGCGTGGCGGTGAGTTCCAGGACCCCTGCAGCTTCGTCGGCAAGCCCTGGGCGCCGCGCAACGCCGAGGGCGACGACCCCAGCCCGACCGAGACCCTCGCGCACGCCACCCAGAACTCCATCAACACCGCCTTCGTCGCGCTCGCGCACGAGATCGGCACCTGCAACATCCGCAACACCGCGCTGCAGATGGGCATGCACACCTCCACCCGCAAGGCGCCCGAGGGCAAGGTCGACGGCAAGCCGCTGTCGCTGATCCCCAACCAGCTGCTCCTGAGCACGGACACCAGCCCCGAGACGATGGCGCAGATGTATGCCGTGATCGCCAACGGCGGCAAGCTGTGCCCCAACCTGCCGGTCGAGTCGGTGGTGGACGCCAACGGCAAGAAGGTCAACCTCAAGCTGCCCGGGTGCCGCCAGGTCCTGCCCAAGCACGTCGCCGACCGGGCCGCCGCGATCTTCCAGAGCGTGATGACGACCGGAACCGGTCGCGAGATGCAGTTCGGGCGGCCCTCGCTGGGCAAGACGGGCACCGACTCGGACAACGAGACCTGGTTCGTCGGCGCCTCCCCGCAGTACGCCACCGCGGTGTGGGCCGGCACCCCGGACACCAACGACAACTCCTGGCAGCGGGTCACCCTGCACGACGTCCGGGGCAACAAGCGTTACTTCGCCAAGACCCAGGGCCGTCTGATCCCCGGGCCGATCTGGCGAGGGATCATGCAGGCTGCCCACGAGGACGAGCCGGTCCGGCACTTCGCGCTCGGCCCGGTGGTCAACCCGGCGCCGGCACCGGCCAAGCCGGGAGACCCGGCCCAGCCCGCGGACCCGGCCCAGCCGACCACCCCCGCCCCACGCCGTGGCTGA
- a CDS encoding WhiB family transcriptional regulator has protein sequence MTVPTTQAVERAGQWVQEWAPLGNCVTQDPDALFVQGAAQQQAKQICVGCPVIAECLADALDNRTEFGVWGGMTERERRALLKRRPEVRSWRPVLEAMMKRGGGKDGKVA, from the coding sequence ATGACTGTTCCGACGACGCAGGCGGTCGAGCGGGCCGGGCAGTGGGTCCAGGAGTGGGCACCGCTCGGCAACTGCGTGACGCAGGACCCCGACGCCCTGTTCGTGCAGGGGGCCGCGCAGCAGCAGGCCAAGCAGATCTGCGTGGGTTGCCCGGTGATCGCCGAGTGCCTCGCCGACGCCCTGGACAACCGCACCGAGTTCGGTGTGTGGGGTGGCATGACCGAGCGTGAGCGGCGGGCGCTGCTCAAGCGTCGCCCCGAGGTGCGCTCCTGGCGCCCGGTGCTCGAGGCCATGATGAAGCGCGGCGGCGGCAAGGACGGCAAGGTCGCCTGA
- a CDS encoding RidA family protein: MSAVEDRLAELGLTVPEVAAPVAAYVPAQRDGRRIYTSGQLPMVSGSLAATGKVGEGEGLVSPDRAKELAQTCALNAIAAVKSVVGDLDQVGQVVKVVGFVASDPSFTGQPGVINGASELLGKAFGDAGIHARSAVGVAVLPLDAPVEVEITVALREDD, translated from the coding sequence ATGAGTGCTGTCGAAGACCGTCTCGCCGAGCTCGGCCTCACCGTCCCCGAGGTGGCCGCCCCCGTGGCCGCCTACGTCCCCGCCCAGCGGGACGGACGCCGCATCTACACCTCCGGCCAGCTGCCGATGGTGTCCGGCTCCCTCGCCGCGACCGGCAAGGTCGGCGAGGGCGAGGGCCTGGTCAGCCCCGACCGCGCCAAGGAGCTCGCCCAGACCTGCGCGCTCAACGCCATCGCCGCCGTCAAGTCCGTCGTCGGCGACCTGGACCAGGTCGGCCAGGTCGTCAAGGTCGTCGGCTTCGTGGCGAGCGACCCCTCCTTCACCGGCCAGCCCGGCGTGATCAACGGCGCCAGCGAGCTGCTCGGCAAGGCCTTCGGCGACGCCGGGATCCACGCCCGCTCCGCCGTCGGCGTCGCGGTCCTGCCGCTCGACGCCCCCGTCGAGGTCGAGATCACCGTCGCGCTGCGCGAGGACGACTGA
- a CDS encoding NUDIX hydrolase, giving the protein MTRVERDFPSGGLGERARRWLDGDPEVRAERPVRHAATVQLVRDAEDGAGVEVFMLRRVATMEFAPRTMVFPGGGVDPRDADEALARDHWAGPTPQQWAERMGRPAAVAQQLVVAAVREVFEECGVLLAGAGPDDVVRDLATPDWHADRVALEARELSLTDLLLRRGLVLRSDLLAYRAHWITPAFEPRRYDTAFFAALLPTGQHPDDRTTEADSAGWCRPADLLARLERGRVLMLPPTIVAVEQLAEATGAAALVAEQPEVWAISPELVEVEPGVVVLRAPVPATARGDATTEPVPLRAAGIRPEQV; this is encoded by the coding sequence ATGACCCGCGTCGAGCGGGACTTCCCGTCGGGCGGGCTCGGTGAGCGCGCCCGACGGTGGCTCGACGGCGACCCCGAGGTCCGCGCCGAGCGCCCGGTGCGGCACGCCGCCACCGTCCAGCTCGTCCGCGACGCCGAGGACGGCGCCGGCGTCGAGGTCTTCATGCTGCGCCGCGTCGCGACGATGGAGTTCGCGCCCCGGACGATGGTCTTCCCCGGCGGCGGGGTCGACCCTCGCGACGCCGACGAGGCCCTCGCCCGCGACCACTGGGCCGGACCCACCCCGCAGCAGTGGGCCGAGCGCATGGGCCGGCCCGCCGCCGTCGCCCAGCAGCTCGTCGTCGCCGCCGTGCGCGAGGTCTTCGAGGAGTGCGGGGTGCTGCTCGCCGGCGCCGGCCCCGACGACGTCGTCCGCGACCTCGCCACCCCCGACTGGCACGCCGACCGGGTCGCCCTCGAGGCCCGCGAGCTCAGCCTCACCGACCTGCTGCTGCGCCGCGGGCTCGTGCTGCGCTCGGACCTGCTCGCCTACCGCGCCCACTGGATCACCCCGGCCTTCGAGCCGCGGCGCTACGACACGGCCTTCTTCGCCGCGCTCCTGCCCACCGGGCAGCACCCCGACGACCGCACCACCGAGGCCGACAGCGCCGGCTGGTGCCGACCCGCCGACCTGCTCGCCCGCCTCGAGCGGGGCCGCGTCCTGATGCTGCCCCCCACCATCGTCGCCGTCGAGCAGCTCGCCGAGGCCACCGGCGCCGCCGCCCTGGTGGCCGAGCAGCCCGAGGTCTGGGCGATCTCGCCCGAGCTGGTCGAGGTCGAGCCCGGCGTCGTGGTGCTCCGCGCCCCGGTCCCGGCCACCGCCCG